One window of Sphingobacteriales bacterium genomic DNA carries:
- a CDS encoding T9SS type A sorting domain-containing protein, with translation MKSLYLFLFACLFAFTIEPLQAQVNIAGSDLPAVGTQKYVAVTNTPDIDLGAASSTAQVWDFTSLEPGNYSSAVFTSTDGLPSEGTFPQSTIARTGPINSILGISLGDILPIGGGGLPEATAYYVKNSQGKVLIDGFNMNVSIPGLVDLGPTDINAQPNDLYLTPADFGDVIENDGGYIMEISLMGFNFGLRFNVDKVINVDAFGTLQLPDYNLEVLRYNESNTVGVELGLVPFPGIFIPVDPATLGDLLGVEIPFDLSFLDTTVTTNSYRFISKNQGYPAASVTMLLNPISGTSTPASIEYLAQPGPLQAEYNFTVNCLTVAFSNASANALAYDWDFGTGDVSTLEDPIYTFPEPGTYEVSLTALGIDGISAVVTKEVTVDFCLDIDEVAANSIIIYPNPTTGTVNFDLTNNFNNCTLTLTNLLGQNAGIWNNLNGKVQLDISRFSKGVYFYTLSSNEGNVIGHGKLIVE, from the coding sequence ATGAAAAGTTTGTACTTATTTCTTTTTGCATGTTTATTTGCTTTTACAATTGAACCTTTACAAGCACAGGTTAACATAGCAGGTAGTGATTTGCCCGCAGTCGGCACTCAAAAATATGTGGCAGTAACCAATACTCCTGATATTGATTTGGGTGCTGCGTCTTCAACTGCTCAGGTTTGGGATTTTACCTCTTTAGAACCCGGAAATTATAGTTCTGCTGTGTTTACAAGCACTGACGGATTACCCAGCGAAGGTACTTTCCCACAATCAACAATTGCAAGAACCGGTCCGATTAATTCCATTTTAGGAATTTCTTTGGGTGATATTTTACCCATTGGTGGCGGAGGATTACCGGAGGCTACTGCCTATTATGTCAAAAACTCACAGGGAAAAGTCCTTATAGACGGATTTAACATGAATGTTTCCATTCCCGGATTGGTTGATTTGGGACCAACAGACATTAATGCCCAACCTAACGATTTATACTTAACTCCGGCCGATTTTGGCGATGTAATTGAAAATGACGGAGGGTATATTATGGAAATCAGCCTGATGGGATTTAATTTTGGTCTGCGCTTTAATGTTGATAAAGTTATCAATGTAGATGCTTTCGGAACTTTACAATTACCTGATTACAACCTCGAAGTATTGCGTTATAACGAAAGTAACACGGTTGGTGTAGAATTGGGATTAGTTCCGTTTCCGGGGATATTTATTCCGGTTGACCCTGCTACTCTTGGCGATTTGTTAGGAGTAGAAATCCCCTTTGACCTTAGCTTTTTGGATACCACAGTAACCACCAACAGCTACCGGTTTATTTCTAAAAACCAAGGTTATCCCGCTGCTTCAGTTACTATGTTGTTAAACCCTATTTCAGGCACTTCTACTCCTGCAAGTATCGAATATTTGGCACAACCCGGACCACTTCAAGCTGAATACAACTTTACTGTAAACTGCCTGACCGTTGCCTTTTCTAATGCAAGTGCCAACGCTCTTGCTTATGATTGGGATTTTGGAACAGGAGATGTAAGTACATTGGAAGACCCGATTTATACTTTCCCCGAACCCGGAACTTACGAGGTTTCTCTAACCGCACTCGGTATTGATGGTATCAGTGCCGTGGTAACCAAAGAGGTAACCGTTGATTTCTGTTTAGATATTGACGAAGTTGCGGCAAACTCCATCATAATTTACCCTAACCCAACAACCGGTACTGTTAACTTTGACCTTACCAATAATTTCAATAATTGTACTTTGACCTTAACTAATTTGTTAGGCCAAAATGCAGGCATCTGGAATAACCTGAACGGAAAGGTACAATTAGATATCAGCCGCTTTAGCAAAGGTGTTTATTTTTACACTTTAAGTTCTAATGAAGGGAATGTCATCGGACATGGAAAGCTAATTGTTGAGTAA
- a CDS encoding SDR family NAD(P)-dependent oxidoreductase — protein MSTKSVFITGAATGIGLVTAKKLDSMGWEVFAGVLPNQDTETLTQNASGRLKVVNIDITNDGLVAEAVEFVRHTVGDKGLYALINNAGVANIATGVLEGVSLDEVKRLFEINVFGTLRVTQAFLPLLHQYGKARIINLSSGAVRVPVPGAGIYMMTKSAIEAFTKTLRMELLPLGITATAIEPGAVRTPMTDNAEENLKNDWAKMSDYIRQRYEAVMKPASKNLVKQIKSANEPELIANGIIYVLTVAKPKPRYMVGKEVRLLPAVQTLLTESAFENILLKQFGLKRKV, from the coding sequence ATGAGTACTAAATCGGTTTTTATTACGGGAGCAGCCACCGGTATCGGTTTGGTTACGGCTAAGAAACTTGATTCAATGGGCTGGGAAGTGTTTGCCGGTGTCTTGCCAAACCAAGATACGGAAACATTGACACAAAACGCATCGGGTCGGTTGAAGGTAGTTAATATAGACATTACCAATGATGGACTAGTCGCCGAAGCTGTTGAATTTGTTCGGCATACTGTAGGAGACAAGGGACTTTACGCTTTGATTAACAATGCAGGGGTAGCCAATATTGCAACCGGGGTATTAGAGGGAGTGTCTTTGGATGAAGTCAAAAGGTTGTTCGAAATCAATGTTTTTGGTACTTTAAGGGTAACTCAGGCTTTTTTGCCATTGTTGCATCAATACGGGAAAGCCCGGATTATCAACCTGTCTTCAGGAGCTGTCAGAGTACCTGTGCCCGGAGCCGGAATTTATATGATGACTAAAAGCGCTATTGAGGCATTTACCAAAACACTTCGAATGGAACTTTTGCCTTTGGGTATTACTGCTACTGCCATTGAACCCGGAGCAGTCAGAACACCGATGACTGACAATGCGGAAGAAAACCTGAAAAATGACTGGGCTAAAATGTCAGACTATATCCGTCAACGCTATGAAGCAGTTATGAAGCCGGCAAGTAAAAACTTAGTGAAACAAATCAAATCTGCCAATGAGCCGGAACTGATAGCCAATGGCATCATTTATGTCCTTACGGTTGCAAAACCAAAGCCCCGATATATGGTAGGAAAGGAGGTGCGATTATTGCCGGCAGTTCAAACATTGTTGACAGAATCGGCATTTGAAAATATCTTACTCAAACAGTTTGGTTTAAAGCGAAAGGTATAG
- a CDS encoding Bax inhibitor-1/YccA family protein, with amino-acid sequence MRTSNPVLSDKAFQKVARTTVSQSDGQLMTVNGTVNKSLMLLALLVLTAAFSWSMPLPQFILGGAVGGLIVALITIFKKEWSPYTAPVYAILEGLCLGAISALFEAEFAGIVFQAILLTIGVFATMLFIYKSGWIEVTQNFRMGIAAATGGIALIYIATLILGFFGIDIPYIHESGLIGIGFSMFVVVIAALNLVLDFDFIEQGASHNLPKYMEWFAAFGLMVTLVWLYLEILRLLAKLNKR; translated from the coding sequence ATGCGAACATCAAATCCTGTTTTATCTGATAAGGCTTTCCAAAAAGTAGCCAGAACTACTGTTTCACAAAGTGACGGGCAGTTAATGACTGTAAACGGAACCGTTAACAAAAGCCTGATGCTATTGGCCTTGCTGGTATTAACGGCCGCTTTTTCGTGGTCAATGCCATTACCCCAGTTTATCTTGGGCGGAGCAGTTGGCGGGCTTATTGTGGCTTTAATTACCATATTCAAAAAAGAATGGTCGCCTTACACCGCACCTGTCTATGCTATTTTAGAAGGGTTATGTCTTGGCGCTATTTCTGCTCTGTTTGAAGCCGAATTTGCAGGCATTGTCTTTCAGGCTATTTTGTTAACTATTGGTGTATTTGCTACGATGCTGTTTATTTACAAATCAGGATGGATCGAAGTAACCCAAAATTTTAGAATGGGCATTGCAGCAGCAACCGGAGGCATTGCCTTGATTTATATTGCTACGCTGATTTTGGGCTTTTTTGGCATTGATATTCCATACATTCACGAATCCGGATTGATCGGAATCGGATTTAGTATGTTTGTAGTTGTCATTGCTGCGCTAAACTTAGTGTTGGATTTTGACTTTATTGAACAAGGTGCTTCACACAATCTTCCGAAATATATGGAATGGTTTGCTGCGTTTGGGTTGATGGTAACTTTGGTTTGGTTGTATCTCGAAATTTTAAGGCTACTCGCAAAATTGAATAAGCGATAG
- a CDS encoding aldehyde dehydrogenase family protein codes for MSNTDSEYIYSVFNNQREASYRIALTTAKERVEKLKRVANYLKTQVAIFQEAMYRDLRRAPIDTLAEMLLIKSEADFAIQHLSSWMKPQKVKTGLMSKGTKPYIIYEPKGVTLIIGPWNAPLACNLVPMIGSIAAGNTVIIKPSEFSPNTTAVLKKMITDLFPQNEVAFLEGDVETAKELLKLPFDHIYFTGSPQVGKLVMQAASVNLTPVTLELGGKSPVIVDQTADLDGAALKITWGKCANSGQACVAPDYVLVEQTIFDVFVEKAKQAIETMYNPEGKGIEHSEAICRIINQRHFMRVVSLLNDALEKGASVAAGGVYNEEDLYFSPTILTGVTHEMRVMQEEIFAPIMPVSVYTSKEDAVTKIRELPKPLALYIYSSNRANIDYFLKHTSAGSTVINHNMIQAGVNPYLPFGGIQNSGMGRSVGKATFTSFSNQRSVVENPTGWLDFSTISLPPYSGLYRKMISYLFNR; via the coding sequence ATGAGTAATACAGATTCAGAGTATATCTATTCCGTGTTTAACAATCAAAGAGAAGCTTCTTACAGGATTGCCCTTACAACAGCAAAAGAAAGAGTTGAGAAACTGAAGCGAGTGGCCAACTATTTAAAAACACAGGTTGCCATATTTCAGGAAGCTATGTATCGTGATTTGCGAAGAGCACCAATAGATACCTTAGCTGAAATGTTGCTGATAAAATCGGAAGCAGATTTTGCAATTCAACATCTTTCTTCCTGGATGAAACCTCAAAAGGTCAAAACGGGATTGATGAGTAAAGGAACCAAACCGTATATTATATACGAGCCAAAGGGAGTTACGCTGATTATTGGTCCTTGGAATGCGCCGCTTGCCTGCAATTTAGTTCCTATGATAGGCAGCATTGCTGCCGGCAATACGGTAATCATCAAACCCTCAGAATTCAGTCCGAATACGACTGCTGTTTTAAAAAAGATGATCACTGATTTGTTCCCTCAGAATGAAGTGGCCTTTTTAGAGGGTGATGTTGAAACCGCAAAGGAATTATTGAAACTACCCTTTGACCATATCTATTTTACCGGAAGTCCTCAGGTAGGAAAATTGGTCATGCAGGCTGCTTCGGTTAATCTTACCCCTGTTACTTTGGAATTGGGTGGTAAGTCTCCGGTAATTGTTGACCAAACAGCCGATTTAGATGGAGCTGCGTTAAAAATTACCTGGGGGAAATGTGCCAATAGTGGGCAGGCTTGTGTTGCTCCTGATTATGTATTGGTAGAGCAAACAATATTTGATGTTTTTGTGGAGAAGGCAAAACAAGCCATTGAAACCATGTACAATCCGGAAGGTAAAGGGATTGAACACTCAGAAGCGATTTGCCGCATCATCAATCAACGACATTTTATGCGGGTAGTTTCATTGCTGAATGATGCTTTGGAAAAAGGGGCTTCCGTCGCTGCAGGAGGAGTATATAATGAAGAGGATCTCTATTTTTCACCCACAATATTAACCGGAGTTACTCACGAGATGCGGGTAATGCAAGAAGAAATATTTGCCCCGATTATGCCTGTAAGTGTTTACACTTCGAAAGAAGATGCTGTAACCAAAATCAGAGAATTGCCTAAACCTTTAGCGTTGTATATTTACAGCAGCAACAGGGCAAACATTGATTATTTTTTAAAACATACATCGGCAGGCAGTACCGTTATAAACCACAATATGATTCAGGCAGGGGTAAATCCTTATTTGCCCTTTGGTGGAATTCAAAACAGTGGAATGGGGCGTAGTGTGGGTAAGGCAACGTTTACAAGTTTTTCAAATCAACGTTCTGTAGTTGAAAATCCAACGGGATGGCTCGACTTTTCAACCATAAGCCTGCCTCCTTATTCAGGCTTATACCGGAAGATGATTAGCTATCTGTTCAATCGTTGA
- a CDS encoding nitronate monooxygenase, translating to MLSRIDTALTQLLPIQYPIIMAPMFLVSNIKMTIAAIKSGITGAIPALNYRTDKEFRAAMQEIRNQVNGPFGINLITNKSNIKLEEQLKACLDFHVDFIITSLGSPEKVIKACKNEGMLVFCDVIDAFYAKKVEDMGCDALIAVNAEAGGHAGKISYKELIPMLTTVSKLPVISAGGVGTGAGILDKLSLGACGVSMGSIFIATDEAGVSQEYKNAIVQYGAKDIVTTTKLSGTPCTIINTPYVQNIGTSQNWLEALLNKNRTLKKYAKMLTFYKGMKSLEKAAFSATYQTLWCAGPSIEYVHQIRPVHQIVQTLVEEYEKALLSPQTI from the coding sequence ATGCTATCCCGAATTGATACTGCTTTAACTCAACTGCTTCCTATTCAATATCCCATTATTATGGCACCTATGTTTTTGGTGTCAAACATAAAGATGACCATTGCAGCAATTAAAAGCGGAATTACCGGAGCTATTCCCGCACTGAACTACAGAACAGATAAAGAGTTTAGAGCAGCTATGCAGGAAATCAGAAATCAGGTCAATGGACCGTTTGGCATTAATCTGATTACCAACAAATCGAACATCAAACTGGAAGAGCAACTTAAAGCCTGCCTCGATTTTCATGTGGATTTTATTATTACCTCCTTAGGCAGTCCTGAAAAGGTAATAAAAGCTTGCAAAAATGAAGGGATGCTGGTGTTTTGTGATGTGATTGATGCTTTTTACGCTAAAAAAGTAGAAGATATGGGTTGTGATGCATTGATTGCAGTGAATGCTGAGGCGGGAGGTCATGCCGGTAAAATTTCTTACAAAGAGTTAATTCCAATGTTGACAACTGTTTCTAAATTGCCTGTAATTTCAGCAGGAGGTGTAGGAACCGGTGCCGGTATTCTCGATAAACTCAGTTTAGGAGCCTGTGGGGTTTCAATGGGCAGCATTTTTATTGCCACCGATGAAGCAGGCGTTTCTCAGGAGTATAAGAATGCGATAGTTCAGTATGGAGCAAAGGATATTGTAACGACAACCAAACTATCGGGAACCCCTTGTACCATCATTAACACCCCTTATGTGCAAAACATCGGCACCAGTCAAAACTGGCTGGAAGCGTTGTTAAATAAGAACCGCACATTAAAAAAGTACGCTAAAATGCTGACTTTTTATAAGGGAATGAAATCACTCGAAAAAGCTGCTTTTAGTGCTACCTATCAAACACTTTGGTGTGCAGGCCCATCAATTGAATACGTACACCAAATTCGACCGGTTCATCAGATAGTTCAGACTTTGGTGGAGGAATACGAAAAGGCTTTACTAAGCCCTCAGACTATTTAA